One segment of Pontibacter akesuensis DNA contains the following:
- a CDS encoding OmpA family protein — translation MKKQLLRASMLLLAGSVTLSSCVVSKKKYEDLMARKNALEMDKAGLEQDKSTLEQQKASLEEAKASLESERAKLEQQKREYEESLAQALKEGKTLGENLNMSKSQIERLNADLKAREARLAELQRILDEKEKAVANLRNRVSNALLGFNDKDLTVNVRNGKVYVSLAEQLLFNSGSTKVDPKGVEALRKLAAVLKEQQDVNVVVEGHTDDVPIAKGTVGMQDNWDLSVLRATEITRILANAGVDPTRVTPSGRSKYVPLDDAKSKEARQKNRRTEIILTPKLDELFQILETT, via the coding sequence ATGAAAAAACAACTACTAAGGGCCTCCATGCTGCTGCTGGCGGGTTCTGTGACGCTTTCTTCCTGCGTGGTATCCAAGAAAAAATACGAAGATCTGATGGCGCGCAAAAATGCGCTTGAAATGGACAAAGCTGGTCTGGAACAGGACAAGTCGACACTGGAGCAGCAGAAAGCTTCTTTGGAAGAGGCCAAAGCCAGCCTGGAGAGCGAGCGTGCAAAACTGGAGCAGCAAAAGCGCGAGTACGAGGAGAGCCTGGCTCAGGCGCTGAAGGAAGGCAAAACCCTGGGCGAAAACCTGAACATGAGCAAATCTCAGATCGAGCGCCTGAATGCCGACCTGAAAGCACGGGAGGCGCGCCTGGCTGAGCTGCAGCGCATTCTGGACGAGAAAGAAAAAGCCGTGGCCAACCTGCGCAACAGGGTAAGCAACGCACTCCTTGGCTTTAACGACAAAGACCTGACGGTGAATGTGCGAAATGGCAAAGTGTACGTATCGCTAGCCGAGCAGCTGCTCTTCAACTCAGGCTCAACCAAAGTAGACCCGAAGGGTGTTGAAGCACTGCGCAAACTGGCTGCCGTACTGAAGGAGCAGCAAGATGTGAACGTGGTGGTAGAAGGCCATACCGATGATGTTCCGATTGCCAAAGGCACCGTGGGCATGCAGGATAACTGGGACCTAAGCGTTTTACGCGCCACTGAGATCACGCGTATACTTGCAAATGCAGGTGTAGACCCTACCCGCGTTACGCCATCTGGCCGCTCTAAGTATGTGCCGCTGGATGATGCGAAAAGCAAGGAGGCACGTCAGAAAAACCGCCGTACCGAGATCATACTTACGCCAAAGCTGGATGAACTCTTCCAGATACTGGAGACTACCTGA
- a CDS encoding DUF2062 domain-containing protein, with the protein MFVFTAISDFVKRRLVQPVLNLLWQGMTPRSLAATVAAGTVVGVIPAIGVTTLLGTLVAARFRLNIAATVLVSYLVQPLQLLLAIPFIRLGISLFSLGELRLSLAEMQTMFNADWVEALNKLWQANLAGVAAWALLATPVGVLLYLVLIPLFKWLLPKPKLAPVPDVPSEQITQII; encoded by the coding sequence TTGTTCGTATTTACCGCCATATCTGATTTTGTAAAGCGCCGGCTGGTGCAGCCTGTGCTGAATTTGTTATGGCAGGGAATGACGCCCCGCAGCTTGGCTGCAACGGTGGCCGCAGGTACGGTTGTGGGGGTGATTCCGGCAATAGGTGTCACAACCTTGCTTGGCACGCTGGTGGCGGCGCGTTTCCGCCTAAACATCGCGGCTACGGTGCTGGTCAGTTACCTGGTGCAGCCACTTCAGTTGCTGCTGGCTATTCCGTTTATCCGTTTGGGTATTTCCCTGTTCAGCTTAGGGGAGTTGCGCCTGTCGCTAGCCGAAATGCAGACTATGTTCAATGCCGACTGGGTGGAGGCGCTAAATAAACTTTGGCAGGCTAACCTGGCCGGTGTTGCCGCCTGGGCCTTGTTGGCCACTCCGGTTGGCGTCCTCCTGTACTTGGTGCTGATTCCCCTGTTCAAGTGGCTGCTCCCCAAACCTAAGTTAGCACCCGTTCCAGATGTTCCTTCAGAGCAGATTACGCAAATTATATAG